The Desulfatibacillum aliphaticivorans DSM 15576 genome includes a window with the following:
- a CDS encoding TetR/AcrR family transcriptional regulator produces MKGRILRDARKIFGEYGFHGTTTRMIAQKVGIDISTLYYHWGEKGDLYEAVVQDIFEDLRSKLVEIEHIIHGKPLADRLTIALDIMTDYLFENPEISNLTLYRYFTKTRHESVLEVKVPETMGNIAYSMGLVNDKKALPVDAKMKMLAMMNSIHNFISGEGFFKVLLDVNHEDYVRVVKDTLGFVLVPAFTQATKAQDPSE; encoded by the coding sequence ATGAAAGGGAGAATTCTGCGCGACGCTCGCAAGATATTTGGAGAATACGGTTTCCACGGCACCACAACCCGCATGATCGCCCAAAAGGTGGGGATCGACATTTCCACCCTGTATTATCACTGGGGGGAAAAAGGCGACCTGTACGAAGCGGTCGTCCAGGACATTTTTGAGGATCTGCGGTCGAAACTGGTGGAAATCGAGCACATCATTCACGGCAAGCCTTTGGCGGACAGGTTGACCATCGCCTTGGACATCATGACGGATTATCTTTTTGAAAATCCCGAAATTTCCAACCTGACGCTGTACCGTTATTTCACTAAAACCCGGCACGAATCGGTCTTGGAAGTAAAAGTGCCTGAAACCATGGGGAATATAGCTTATTCCATGGGGCTGGTGAATGACAAGAAGGCCTTGCCTGTGGATGCGAAAATGAAGATGTTGGCAATGATGAACTCAATCCATAATTTCATATCGGGGGAAGGGTTTTTCAAGGTTCTGTTGGATGTGAACCACGAGGACTATGTGAGGGTGGTGAAAGATACTTTGGGTTTTGTGTTGGTTCCTGCATTTACGCAAGCAACGAAGGCCCAGGACCCCTCTGAATAG
- a CDS encoding translocation/assembly module TamB domain-containing protein, whose protein sequence is MKRIFKILLWALLVFLIFGFIVVPLALRTDFVQERLTQYAENATKDLPVSISFSRIMPDVLSRVTVEGLKISAQNEVIFRAESVTVGPLLPGVLGEEITLGHVIVDNPTANLVRNPDGSWNAASWFPPSENTEDEEPFNLTQFPVSISRAEIKNGRIQVRVHGEDGAVLMDKPFQLDLKGRLKPFAAVVNNLTLREAGKDNADFLTCKGVYDLKDDAETQVQIKGESPSLAQWRALAPGLPDLENLKISLTAHGPLDKPEFTYALKCDPEQTVEGAASLDLSGPEFAMKANAAVGGLILDDLAPEVPGQASGKIKASMTGMWPDSDIKAEVIIQPSQVLSYAVSKGRISLDYNRSGDADLSLSSQVNLAELKLTANGNAKGLLDQDAPLSVQFHADVLNADPRKLAMETQAPSGDLNFTLNGQADKAAGQSLGETLLTFNAGFSPSRLEKLEINSASINGVLDNRGVEVRSANVQGHGMELNLSGKVDYEAQGLAKAKAKISDLAGLTSLFLKQPIPGAANLSLTAKGDLADPDLQGEVTAELPDLAGVSEQFLKSAVKGSAKVNLKAKGKWKNPTIDGRVQLALPDLSGLAAPYLEDPLKGAADVDLFAKGPALNPALSGEISMRGVKYLDYAFDQGNFKVKAAIEPMAVSVQGGVKALNLAGQTLDSLALDVDLEQNDLTFTLNGKGGAADSINAKGVLAGYRQLKKKLTLSSLESVYQGKRAALVKPAVLEIAPDSVKTSGLELVCEEQTLSVQGGYWFNGNLDASVSLPQADLYRLSEILQLSRPFNGAGDAFLAAKGSLEKPEVRFEVNAQEVSIDKDLPGLSLRATGVYEKGLASVSADLVPETGGKLEFNSTCPMELGLPLKDDFLPRSGLQASIKGQGLDLAFLPQWVDGLDVLEGVLNLEAAASGDPRSPILHGSASMAADNMVVEEWQDPITDLKAQLEWTPQLVSIKDLSARTQKEGELHGSGTVALDNFKPTDFNLALQTRKFDLSYWGMITARADSDLKLVGMWPDIDLTGQVKVGKGEFRLDRFMAEMRRKVAVEKDVRIVGEEVEEKESPIKPMGLNLDVSIEGPMWIRGEGAQIQAGGDLNVTKERQSDAIRTRGYLETKRGVYEFRGKNFDVEKGRVDFVGLYPPDPILEIVAAYKVAGVTIYLEIGGTPSSMIITLSADPELDQTDIASLLIFGKRASDLSSGESKSLEEQGAAMLAAKALDEFKQIVGADVPVDMLSVRSNGEGNGGQDLVVGKYLSPKLFVTYRRGISSESANEVQLQYQLTPKISVESQISQSESGVDLFWNYDY, encoded by the coding sequence ATGAAACGAATTTTTAAAATATTATTGTGGGCGCTGCTCGTTTTTTTAATCTTCGGCTTTATTGTCGTCCCCCTGGCGTTGCGCACGGATTTCGTCCAGGAGCGGCTCACGCAATACGCGGAAAACGCGACCAAAGACCTGCCCGTCTCCATTTCGTTTTCGCGAATCATGCCGGACGTCCTATCCCGTGTTACCGTCGAGGGTCTGAAGATATCAGCCCAAAATGAGGTGATTTTTCGGGCGGAGAGCGTAACGGTAGGGCCTTTGCTGCCCGGGGTCCTGGGCGAGGAAATTACCCTCGGCCATGTAATCGTGGACAATCCCACGGCCAACCTGGTCAGAAACCCGGACGGATCCTGGAATGCGGCCTCCTGGTTTCCTCCTTCGGAGAACACGGAAGACGAAGAGCCCTTTAATCTGACTCAGTTTCCCGTCTCAATATCCCGGGCGGAAATCAAAAACGGCCGGATTCAGGTCAGAGTTCATGGGGAGGACGGCGCGGTTCTAATGGACAAGCCTTTTCAGTTGGACCTGAAAGGCCGCCTTAAGCCCTTTGCCGCCGTGGTGAACAACCTGACCCTGCGGGAAGCCGGCAAGGATAATGCGGATTTCCTGACCTGTAAAGGCGTGTACGACCTCAAAGACGACGCCGAGACCCAGGTGCAGATTAAAGGGGAATCGCCCTCTCTGGCGCAATGGCGGGCTTTGGCGCCCGGCCTGCCGGATTTGGAAAACCTGAAGATTTCCCTGACCGCTCATGGGCCGTTGGATAAGCCTGAATTCACCTATGCTTTGAAGTGCGATCCGGAGCAAACCGTGGAAGGGGCCGCCAGCCTGGATTTATCAGGCCCTGAATTTGCGATGAAAGCCAATGCCGCGGTCGGCGGCTTAATCCTGGATGATCTGGCGCCCGAGGTTCCTGGACAGGCCAGCGGAAAGATCAAGGCCTCCATGACCGGCATGTGGCCTGATTCGGACATTAAGGCGGAGGTCATTATCCAGCCTTCCCAGGTCCTTTCTTACGCCGTAAGCAAAGGCAGGATCAGCCTGGACTATAACCGGTCCGGCGACGCGGACCTTTCCCTGAGCTCCCAGGTCAACCTGGCGGAGCTCAAGCTGACGGCCAACGGAAACGCCAAAGGCCTGCTGGACCAGGACGCTCCGCTCTCTGTGCAATTCCATGCCGATGTGCTAAACGCCGACCCCAGGAAGCTGGCCATGGAAACCCAAGCGCCTTCCGGTGACTTGAATTTCACCCTGAACGGTCAGGCGGACAAGGCGGCGGGCCAGAGCCTCGGAGAAACGCTTCTTACCTTTAACGCCGGATTTTCCCCGTCCCGCCTGGAGAAATTGGAAATCAATTCAGCCTCCATCAACGGCGTGCTGGACAACCGGGGCGTGGAGGTTCGCTCGGCCAATGTGCAGGGCCACGGCATGGAGCTTAATCTATCGGGCAAGGTGGATTACGAGGCCCAGGGTCTTGCCAAAGCAAAGGCCAAAATATCTGATCTGGCCGGCCTGACCAGCCTGTTCCTAAAGCAGCCCATTCCGGGCGCAGCCAACCTAAGCCTGACGGCTAAAGGCGACCTGGCCGATCCTGACCTCCAGGGGGAAGTCACGGCCGAGCTACCCGATCTTGCTGGTGTATCTGAACAATTCCTTAAATCCGCCGTCAAAGGCTCGGCCAAAGTCAACCTAAAGGCCAAGGGCAAATGGAAAAATCCAACCATAGACGGCCGGGTGCAGCTTGCCTTGCCTGATTTGTCCGGGCTTGCCGCGCCGTATCTGGAGGACCCGCTTAAGGGCGCAGCCGATGTGGATTTGTTCGCCAAAGGCCCGGCCTTGAATCCGGCGCTAAGCGGCGAAATTTCCATGCGCGGAGTAAAGTATTTGGATTACGCGTTTGATCAGGGGAATTTTAAGGTCAAGGCCGCCATAGAACCCATGGCCGTTTCCGTCCAGGGCGGCGTTAAGGCCTTGAATCTGGCGGGGCAAACCCTCGACTCCCTGGCCCTGGACGTGGATCTGGAACAAAACGACCTGACCTTTACCTTAAATGGAAAGGGCGGCGCGGCGGACAGCATAAATGCCAAGGGCGTCCTTGCCGGCTACCGGCAGCTTAAAAAAAAGTTGACCTTATCCAGCCTGGAGTCGGTTTATCAAGGCAAGCGGGCCGCGCTTGTCAAACCCGCTGTTTTGGAAATTGCGCCGGATTCCGTAAAAACTTCCGGCTTGGAACTGGTCTGTGAGGAGCAAACTCTGTCGGTCCAGGGCGGTTATTGGTTCAACGGAAACCTGGATGCCTCCGTAAGTCTTCCGCAAGCGGATCTCTATCGGTTGTCTGAGATTTTGCAATTGTCCAGGCCTTTCAACGGGGCTGGTGACGCCTTCCTGGCCGCAAAAGGCTCCCTGGAAAAGCCGGAGGTCAGGTTTGAGGTCAACGCCCAAGAGGTCAGCATCGACAAGGATCTGCCCGGGCTGTCCCTCCGGGCGACGGGTGTTTATGAAAAAGGCCTTGCTTCCGTGAGTGCGGATTTGGTTCCGGAAACCGGCGGCAAGCTGGAATTTAATTCTACCTGCCCCATGGAGCTGGGGCTGCCTCTGAAAGACGACTTTTTGCCCCGCAGCGGATTGCAGGCCTCCATCAAAGGCCAGGGGCTGGACCTTGCCTTTCTCCCCCAATGGGTGGACGGCCTGGACGTCCTGGAAGGCGTCCTGAACCTGGAGGCCGCCGCTTCGGGAGACCCACGCTCTCCTATATTGCACGGTTCAGCCTCCATGGCCGCCGACAATATGGTTGTTGAAGAATGGCAAGATCCCATTACGGACTTGAAAGCCCAATTGGAATGGACTCCCCAGCTTGTCTCCATCAAGGATTTGTCCGCACGCACCCAGAAAGAAGGCGAGCTTCACGGCTCGGGAACCGTGGCTCTGGATAACTTCAAACCCACGGATTTCAACCTGGCCCTGCAAACCCGTAAATTTGATCTGTCCTACTGGGGCATGATAACGGCCAGGGCGGATTCGGACCTAAAGCTGGTGGGCATGTGGCCGGATATTGACCTGACCGGCCAGGTGAAGGTGGGCAAAGGGGAATTCCGGCTTGACCGCTTTATGGCGGAAATGCGCCGCAAGGTGGCCGTGGAAAAGGACGTGCGCATCGTGGGCGAAGAAGTGGAGGAAAAGGAATCCCCCATCAAGCCCATGGGCCTGAACCTGGATGTGAGCATAGAAGGCCCCATGTGGATACGGGGCGAGGGCGCCCAGATTCAGGCGGGGGGAGACCTGAACGTGACCAAAGAGCGTCAGTCCGACGCCATCCGCACCCGAGGATATCTGGAAACCAAACGGGGCGTGTACGAGTTCCGCGGCAAGAATTTCGACGTGGAAAAAGGCCGTGTGGATTTTGTGGGCCTTTATCCGCCCGACCCCATCCTGGAGATTGTGGCCGCTTACAAGGTGGCCGGCGTGACTATCTATTTGGAGATAGGCGGAACGCCTTCCTCCATGATCATCACCCTGTCCGCGGATCCGGAGCTGGATCAAACGGATATTGCGTCCCTGTTGATTTTCGGGAAAAGGGCCTCGGATTTGAGCAGCGGAGAATCCAAATCCCTGGAAGAGCAGGGCGCCGCCATGCTGGCGGCCAAGGCTTTGGATGAATTCAAGCAGATTGTCGGCGCGGACGTTCCCGTGGACATGCTGAGCGTGCGCAGCAACGGCGAAGGAAACGGCGGCCAGGATCTGGTGGTGGGCAAATATTTGTCGCCCAAGCTGTTTGTGACCTATCGCCGGGGGATTTCCTCGGAAAGCGCCAACGAAGTCCAGTTGCAATATCAACTCACGCCAAAAATCTCCGTGGAAAGCCAGATCAGCCAATCCGAGTCCGGCGTGGACCTGTTTTGGAATTACGACTATTAA
- a CDS encoding PP2C family protein-serine/threonine phosphatase, with protein sequence MKSAPILIVDDDPGVRHLLKEGLSAWDYQVVEAQDGLEAWEILKETPVTLVISDWMMPGMDGVELCRRIRSHPFPSYVYVVLLTAKSQKDDLLQGMEAGADDFMGKPFAMAELKAKLAAAKRILNLERSLEEKNAKLQDMYKKLSKTQDLLNKDIAAAAWIQQSLLPNSGAVYGFRFDSLFMPCKVIGGDIFNYFPVDRHHLAFYSLDVSGHGIPAAMLSVTVNKTITSMPFHEARFFSGSDGAEYSRSISPQSMANELNLLFQRTETVEQYFTMVYGIVDRRNGNIILTQAGHPYPILIPDHGKARLLGSGGLPVGLLPDAEFTEDLYRIEPGDRLFLYSDGITDCLDQEGNRFSQERLVNFLSEKRDLTLKDLMRRMGEELVHFRGDPNFEDDVSLMAMERFKE encoded by the coding sequence ATGAAATCTGCGCCAATATTGATTGTGGACGACGACCCGGGAGTCCGGCATTTGCTCAAAGAAGGGCTTTCGGCCTGGGATTATCAGGTCGTCGAAGCCCAGGACGGTTTGGAAGCCTGGGAGATCCTGAAAGAAACTCCCGTCACGCTGGTGATCTCGGACTGGATGATGCCCGGCATGGACGGTGTGGAGTTGTGCCGCCGGATTCGTTCGCATCCTTTTCCTTCCTATGTTTACGTTGTTCTTCTGACCGCAAAATCCCAAAAAGACGACCTGCTTCAGGGCATGGAGGCCGGCGCCGACGACTTCATGGGCAAGCCCTTTGCCATGGCCGAGCTTAAGGCCAAGCTGGCGGCGGCCAAACGCATCCTTAATCTGGAGCGCAGCCTGGAAGAGAAAAACGCCAAACTCCAGGACATGTATAAAAAGCTCAGCAAGACGCAAGACCTGCTGAACAAGGACATTGCCGCAGCGGCCTGGATCCAGCAAAGCCTGCTGCCCAATTCCGGCGCCGTTTACGGCTTTCGCTTTGACTCTTTGTTCATGCCCTGCAAGGTGATCGGCGGGGATATTTTCAACTATTTTCCGGTGGACCGCCACCATTTGGCCTTTTACTCCCTGGACGTTTCCGGCCACGGCATCCCTGCGGCCATGCTGTCCGTCACGGTCAACAAAACAATCACCAGCATGCCTTTTCACGAGGCCCGGTTTTTTTCAGGCTCGGACGGCGCCGAATACAGCCGCAGCATTTCGCCCCAATCCATGGCCAATGAGCTGAATCTGCTTTTTCAGCGCACCGAGACTGTGGAGCAGTATTTTACCATGGTCTACGGCATTGTGGATCGCAGGAACGGAAATATCATCCTTACCCAGGCGGGGCATCCCTATCCCATTTTGATCCCCGACCACGGGAAAGCCCGTTTGTTGGGGAGCGGCGGCCTGCCCGTGGGCCTTTTGCCGGACGCCGAGTTTACCGAGGACCTGTATAGAATCGAGCCCGGAGACAGGCTGTTTTTGTATTCAGATGGAATAACGGATTGCCTGGATCAGGAAGGAAATAGATTTTCCCAGGAAAGACTTGTAAACTTTTTATCTGAAAAACGCGACTTGACGTTAAAGGACCTGATGCGAAGAATGGGGGAGGAGCTTGTGCATTTCCGCGGAGACCCCAACTTTGAGGACGACGTCTCCCTCATGGCAATGGAGCGGTTTAAAGAGTAA
- a CDS encoding autotransporter assembly complex protein TamA yields MKRLFRIHVNLLVLFMIPGLLMASPGKDWTVAKVKIEGLETVSVKMAKAVLSVRPANIRPWVKDQVFAQSLVDADIKNLTQLMEQEGYFESQIDFTLNENPDREKVSVIYKIVEGPPILVDSMDVEGLDGLSENLRKKIIEFTPLKKGERLRTEPYGQAKDKIIDLLNTHGYPHAAVTGSIMVNKQEKTAAVTLKVDPKGYYLFGPASVAGLEKTNPNVILSRVTFEEGKMYTRKELEETQREIFSLGFLSKVGVKTLETKEQVESAAPPTPENPGSLPLEITGEYKKFKSVRFGIGYGTEEKLRLSAGWRHRHFTSQATQLDLSVKTSEILQSAQAELWQPYFFSKKQEFKNTLGAKREDEISYIDLSFFNEASVTRKLSRYWSGTIGHQLEMHRPEEYSLDLQGDETEAENNYLVSSLALGFERDSRPKVLIPRSGTFLSTRYWYGSSSLGSEIDYYKLSVEGSILIPLGQRFVLASRAGFAGIETLEDTETVPLFMRLFSGGTHSVRGYEYQHLGPVNDDGEYMGGQSRWEGSIELRFPIYKKITGVAFTDCGSVLEDPFSFDGSSFRYTAGPGIRYESPVGALSLDVGYQLNPQDDYADTYRVHFSVGQAF; encoded by the coding sequence ATGAAAAGATTGTTCAGAATACATGTAAACCTTTTGGTTTTGTTCATGATTCCGGGCCTGCTTATGGCTTCCCCCGGCAAGGACTGGACTGTCGCCAAGGTAAAAATTGAAGGCCTGGAAACCGTCTCCGTCAAAATGGCCAAGGCGGTGCTTTCCGTTCGCCCCGCCAACATCAGGCCTTGGGTGAAAGATCAGGTTTTTGCGCAGTCCCTGGTGGATGCGGACATCAAAAACCTGACCCAGCTTATGGAGCAGGAAGGGTATTTTGAATCCCAAATCGATTTCACCCTGAACGAAAATCCGGACCGGGAAAAAGTCTCGGTCATCTACAAAATAGTAGAAGGCCCTCCGATTCTGGTGGACTCCATGGATGTGGAGGGACTGGACGGCTTGTCCGAGAATCTAAGGAAGAAAATCATTGAATTCACTCCCTTGAAAAAAGGGGAGCGGCTGCGCACCGAGCCCTACGGCCAGGCCAAAGACAAGATCATCGACTTATTGAACACACACGGCTATCCCCACGCAGCGGTGACCGGGTCCATTATGGTCAACAAGCAGGAAAAGACCGCGGCCGTAACTCTTAAGGTGGACCCTAAGGGATATTATTTGTTCGGGCCGGCTTCCGTTGCAGGCCTGGAGAAAACCAATCCCAACGTTATTCTTTCCCGCGTGACTTTTGAAGAAGGAAAGATGTACACCCGCAAAGAGCTTGAAGAAACCCAGCGGGAAATATTTTCTTTGGGCTTTCTCTCCAAGGTCGGGGTGAAAACCTTGGAAACCAAAGAGCAGGTGGAAAGCGCAGCGCCGCCCACGCCGGAAAATCCTGGCAGCCTGCCTTTGGAAATAACCGGGGAGTACAAAAAGTTTAAAAGCGTACGGTTCGGCATCGGTTACGGCACCGAGGAAAAGCTGCGGCTTTCGGCCGGATGGCGGCACAGGCATTTCACCTCCCAGGCCACGCAGCTTGATTTATCCGTAAAAACTTCCGAAATCCTGCAAAGCGCCCAGGCCGAGTTGTGGCAGCCCTATTTTTTTTCCAAAAAGCAGGAGTTTAAAAACACGCTCGGCGCCAAGCGGGAGGACGAAATCAGCTACATCGACCTTTCGTTTTTCAACGAGGCCTCCGTCACCCGCAAGCTATCCAGGTATTGGAGCGGAACCATAGGGCATCAATTGGAGATGCACAGGCCCGAGGAATACTCCCTGGACCTTCAAGGAGATGAAACCGAGGCGGAAAACAATTACCTGGTTTCGTCCCTGGCTTTGGGTTTTGAAAGAGACTCGCGGCCAAAAGTGCTCATCCCCCGCTCCGGGACTTTTCTCTCCACCCGGTACTGGTACGGATCTTCCTCGTTGGGCTCTGAAATAGATTATTATAAGTTGTCCGTGGAAGGTTCCATCCTGATTCCCCTGGGCCAACGTTTTGTGCTGGCCTCCAGGGCCGGTTTCGCAGGAATCGAGACCTTGGAGGATACGGAAACCGTGCCCTTGTTCATGCGTTTGTTTTCCGGCGGCACCCACAGCGTTCGGGGCTACGAATACCAGCACCTGGGTCCTGTGAATGACGACGGGGAATACATGGGCGGCCAATCCCGGTGGGAGGGCTCCATAGAGCTGCGGTTCCCCATTTACAAAAAAATTACCGGAGTCGCCTTCACCGATTGCGGCTCGGTCCTGGAAGACCCGTTTTCCTTCGACGGCAGCTCGTTCCGCTACACGGCCGGTCCGGGCATCCGGTACGAGTCTCCGGTGGGCGCACTGAGCCTGGACGTGGGCTATCAGTTGAATCCCCAGGACGATTATGCAGACACATACCGCGTTCATTTCAGCGTGGGCCAGGCGTTTTAA